A region of Selenomonadales bacterium 4137-cl DNA encodes the following proteins:
- the rpsR gene encoding 30S ribosomal protein S18 has product MKRDGKGRKPKKKVCSFCVDKVASIDYKDVPKLRRYTTERGKILPRRISGNCAKHQRQLTVSIKRARNMALLPFTAE; this is encoded by the coding sequence ATGAAACGCGATGGAAAAGGCCGTAAGCCGAAGAAAAAAGTATGCAGTTTCTGCGTGGACAAAGTAGCGTCCATTGACTATAAAGACGTTCCCAAGCTGCGCCGCTACACCACCGAGCGCGGCAAGATCCTGCCCCGCCGCATCTCGGGCAACTGCGCGAAACATCAACGGCAATTGACAGTATCGATCAAAAGAGCGCGTAATATGGCGCTGCTGCCGTTCACTGCCGAATAA
- a CDS encoding single-stranded DNA-binding protein: MNKVILVGRLAQDPEVRYTQSGKAVASFTIAVNRFAGGGQKEADFIPIVAWEKLAETCGNNLTKGQRILAEGRLQIRSYETNDGQKRRVAEVVAQNIEFLERKQPAEDKEATPFGGQVFPEEEIPF, from the coding sequence ATGAACAAGGTCATTCTGGTCGGACGTCTAGCCCAGGATCCCGAGGTGCGCTACACCCAAAGCGGCAAAGCGGTGGCGTCCTTCACCATTGCCGTCAACCGGTTCGCCGGCGGCGGACAGAAGGAAGCCGATTTTATCCCCATCGTCGCCTGGGAAAAACTCGCCGAGACCTGCGGCAACAACCTCACCAAGGGGCAGCGAATTCTCGCCGAAGGCCGCCTGCAGATCCGCTCCTACGAAACCAATGACGGGCAAAAGCGCCGCGTAGCGGAAGTCGTCGCCCAGAACATCGAGTTTCTCGAGCGCAAGCAGCCCGCCGAAGACAAGGAAGCCACCCCGTTTGGCGGTCAGGTATTTCCGGAAGAAGAAATTCCCTTTTAA
- the rpsF gene encoding 30S ribosomal protein S6 → MKKYEVMYIVKPLEEEAVEAVVAKFENLIKNNGGTIDKVDRWGKRRLAFELKDFNEGIYFVVYFTAPAGAVAELDRVMKITDEILRHMVVKQED, encoded by the coding sequence ATGAAGAAGTATGAAGTCATGTACATCGTGAAGCCGTTGGAAGAAGAGGCTGTCGAGGCGGTTGTCGCCAAATTCGAGAACCTCATCAAGAACAACGGTGGCACGATCGACAAGGTCGACCGCTGGGGCAAACGCCGCCTGGCGTTCGAACTCAAAGACTTCAACGAAGGGATTTACTTCGTGGTCTACTTTACCGCCCCGGCCGGCGCCGTCGCCGAGCTGGATCGCGTGATGAAGATTACCGACGAAATCCTGCGCCACATGGTTGTCAAACAGGAAGATTAG
- the ychF gene encoding redox-regulated ATPase YchF, with product MSTNLEVGILGLPNVGKTTLFNALTKAGVAVSSFVSGGIEPNVGVVDVPDPRLAALAAMYKPKKITPTKMQFVDIAGLGQGASKGAGLGNKFLSHIRQVDAVIEVVRCFTDPGVMNADSEPNPLADIDILNTELCLADIETLEKRAERLQKMAKGGDKRAQAELELAARLKASLEEIIPVRQVIGGEDEIALVRELNLLTLKPILYVANINEADAADPDASPYFRAVKEHAAKAGAEAIAVCAKLEAEIAELSDEEAAAFLSEMGLSEASLDKVIRASYKLLGLITFLTAGEPEVRAWTISRGTKAQKAAGKIHSDIERGFIRAELVAYNDLMAAGSYSAAKDKGTVRLEGKEYIMQDGDVVHFRFNV from the coding sequence ATGAGTACCAACCTCGAAGTAGGCATATTAGGCCTTCCCAACGTCGGCAAGACCACCCTCTTCAACGCTCTAACCAAGGCCGGCGTAGCCGTCTCCAGCTTTGTGTCCGGGGGAATCGAGCCCAACGTCGGCGTCGTCGACGTGCCCGACCCGCGGCTTGCAGCCCTGGCCGCCATGTACAAGCCCAAGAAAATTACCCCCACCAAAATGCAGTTCGTCGACATCGCCGGCCTCGGCCAGGGCGCATCCAAGGGCGCCGGCCTCGGCAACAAATTCCTTTCCCACATCAGGCAGGTCGACGCTGTCATCGAAGTTGTCCGCTGCTTTACCGACCCCGGCGTCATGAACGCCGACAGCGAGCCCAACCCGCTTGCCGACATCGACATCCTCAACACCGAACTGTGTCTCGCCGACATCGAGACACTGGAGAAACGCGCCGAGCGACTGCAGAAAATGGCCAAAGGCGGCGACAAGCGCGCCCAGGCCGAACTCGAACTCGCCGCCCGTCTCAAGGCCTCCCTCGAAGAAATAATTCCGGTCCGCCAGGTAATCGGCGGCGAAGACGAAATCGCCCTGGTGCGTGAACTCAACCTCCTCACCCTCAAACCTATCCTTTATGTAGCCAACATCAACGAAGCCGACGCCGCCGACCCCGACGCCAGCCCCTACTTCCGGGCCGTCAAAGAACACGCCGCCAAAGCCGGGGCCGAGGCGATCGCCGTCTGCGCCAAACTAGAAGCCGAAATCGCCGAACTGTCCGACGAAGAAGCGGCCGCCTTCTTGTCGGAGATGGGCCTCAGTGAAGCGAGCCTCGACAAAGTTATCCGTGCCAGTTATAAACTCCTCGGCCTCATCACCTTCCTCACCGCCGGCGAGCCGGAGGTGCGGGCCTGGACCATCAGCCGCGGCACCAAGGCCCAGAAGGCGGCCGGCAAGATCCACAGCGACATCGAGCGCGGCTTTATCCGCGCCGAACTCGTCGCTTATAACGACCTCATGGCCGCCGGCAGCTACAGCGCCGCCAAGGATAAGGGAACGGTCCGCCTGGAAGGCAAAGAATATATAATGCAGGATGGTGACGTAGTCCACTTCCGCTTCAACGTATAA
- a CDS encoding DUF951 domain-containing protein, whose amino-acid sequence MTVHYEIGDIVKMKKTHPCGSDQWEITRTGIDFGLKCLGCGRRVMIARPKFEKAVKNIVPREAGK is encoded by the coding sequence ATGACCGTCCATTATGAAATCGGCGACATCGTGAAAATGAAGAAAACCCATCCCTGTGGCTCGGACCAATGGGAGATAACCCGCACCGGCATCGACTTTGGCCTCAAATGCCTTGGCTGTGGCCGCCGGGTTATGATTGCCCGCCCCAAATTCGAAAAGGCGGTCAAAAACATCGTTCCCCGTGAAGCCGGCAAATAG
- a CDS encoding mechanosensitive ion channel family protein, with protein MESIFKSGLMYVFGYKGARIIAIVVVAVLLGRLSGLVVDRLFHPPEGAKKFLEEKRARTLSALLKTIIRYTLYFLAAILILQEFSIDTTSIIAGAGVVGLALGVGAQGLVKDFITGFFIIFEDQFAVGDYIVSDTMAGTVEELTFRVTKLRDASGVLHIIPNGVISRVSNYTRGQMQAVINIPVAYEADIDKVIALLGEAAGEIARMPEVQEGPKIIGVVDLRPGEVIVRVVAKTVPLEQVKVETAFRHKTKILFEQAGIPAPGLLLPGRQGGKA; from the coding sequence ATGGAGAGCATTTTCAAATCCGGCCTGATGTACGTATTCGGCTACAAAGGCGCGCGCATCATCGCCATTGTCGTTGTCGCCGTTCTCCTCGGCCGCCTGAGCGGACTGGTCGTCGACCGCCTTTTCCATCCGCCCGAGGGAGCGAAGAAGTTTCTTGAAGAGAAAAGGGCCCGCACCCTCAGCGCCCTGCTCAAGACCATTATCCGTTACACGCTCTACTTCCTGGCGGCTATCCTTATTCTGCAGGAATTCAGCATCGACACCACCTCCATAATCGCCGGAGCGGGTGTCGTCGGCCTTGCCCTGGGTGTCGGCGCCCAGGGGCTCGTAAAAGACTTCATCACCGGCTTCTTTATCATCTTCGAAGACCAGTTCGCGGTCGGCGACTACATTGTCAGCGACACCATGGCCGGCACCGTCGAAGAACTGACCTTCCGGGTCACCAAGCTGCGCGACGCCAGCGGCGTTCTCCACATCATCCCCAACGGCGTCATCTCCCGCGTCAGCAACTACACCCGCGGTCAGATGCAGGCGGTCATAAATATCCCCGTCGCCTACGAAGCGGATATCGACAAGGTCATCGCCCTTCTCGGCGAGGCGGCCGGCGAAATCGCCCGCATGCCCGAGGTCCAGGAAGGACCGAAGATAATCGGCGTCGTCGACCTCCGACCCGGCGAAGTCATCGTACGCGTCGTGGCAAAAACCGTTCCCCTCGAACAAGTCAAGGTCGAGACCGCTTTTCGCCATAAAACCAAGATTTTGTTCGAGCAGGCCGGAATACCGGCGCCGGGGCTGCTGCTGCCCGGCAGGCAGGGAGGAAAAGCATGA
- a CDS encoding DUF3343 domain-containing protein: protein MQYDLLFTFISVHDAVRAEHLLAGAGLETIARPTPREIDLSCGQSLLLKGADQAAALEVLAANAARWSLLYRRLSDRVWEKIREYGE from the coding sequence ATGCAATACGACCTGCTGTTTACCTTCATCTCCGTCCATGACGCCGTCCGGGCGGAACATCTGCTCGCCGGCGCGGGGCTTGAGACAATCGCCCGTCCGACCCCGCGGGAAATCGACCTCAGTTGCGGGCAAAGCCTGTTGCTGAAAGGTGCGGACCAGGCAGCCGCCCTCGAAGTCCTCGCGGCCAACGCGGCCCGCTGGAGCCTGCTTTACCGTCGCCTGTCAGACCGCGTGTGGGAGAAAATCCGCGAATACGGAGAGTAA
- the yedF gene encoding sulfurtransferase-like selenium metabolism protein YedF: MSTDIDARGLACPQPVIATKKALDAMAEGVVTTFVDNLAAKENVVKFAVASGCGVSVQEQDGHYRIRITKGAPAAAQGNSAGEAAVCPAGETVYLITKDTFGHGSDDLGAILMKSFFFTVRESEPLPKAILFVNGGVRLAVAGSPVLDHLGALAAAGVTVLSCGTCLDFFGLKDQLAVGGVTNMYSILDQLAAGKAVTL; encoded by the coding sequence ATGTCTACTGACATCGATGCCCGCGGACTTGCCTGTCCGCAACCGGTCATCGCCACAAAAAAAGCACTCGACGCCATGGCTGAAGGCGTCGTCACCACTTTCGTCGACAACCTCGCCGCCAAGGAAAACGTCGTAAAATTCGCCGTCGCCAGCGGCTGCGGCGTCAGCGTCCAAGAACAGGACGGCCACTACCGCATCCGCATAACCAAAGGCGCGCCTGCCGCCGCTCAGGGTAATTCGGCCGGCGAGGCGGCAGTTTGTCCGGCCGGGGAAACCGTCTACCTCATCACCAAAGACACCTTCGGCCATGGCAGCGACGACCTCGGCGCCATTCTGATGAAATCCTTCTTCTTCACCGTTCGGGAAAGCGAGCCGTTGCCCAAGGCCATCCTGTTCGTGAACGGCGGCGTCCGGCTTGCTGTGGCCGGGTCGCCCGTCCTCGACCATCTCGGCGCCCTGGCCGCCGCCGGCGTCACCGTACTGTCCTGCGGCACCTGCCTAGACTTCTTCGGTCTCAAAGACCAGTTGGCGGTCGGCGGCGTCACCAACATGTACTCCATCCTCGACCAGTTGGCCGCCGGCAAAGCCGTCACTCTGTAA
- the selD gene encoding selenide, water dikinase SelD — protein sequence MVKLTKYTNSGGUAAKIGPGALAHVLRHLPQSNDPRLLVGTATADDAGVYLLDDHTALILTVDFFTPIVDDPYTFGQIAAANALSDVYAMGGRPLTALNIVAFPACDLAGDTLPAILKGGYDKVAEAGAVIAGGHTIDDTEPKYGLSVTGLVHPEKIWTNAGARPGDALVLTKPLGTGVLATAAKADLYPAGVAASIQTMATLNANAAQAATGFTIHACTDITGFGLLGHLFEMAGASGVRAEIASSALPLLPDAADAAAMGLVPAGAYTNRSYLTAVDFADDVPERLRDLCFDPQTSGGLLFALPEAEAASLLAALKQAGVNHAARIGHLIARGKGEIHVY from the coding sequence ATGGTCAAACTCACCAAATACACCAACAGCGGCGGCTGAGCGGCCAAGATAGGGCCGGGAGCCCTGGCGCACGTGCTGCGCCATTTGCCGCAAAGCAATGACCCGCGACTGCTGGTCGGCACAGCTACCGCCGACGACGCCGGCGTATACCTGCTGGACGACCACACCGCCCTGATCCTCACGGTGGACTTTTTCACCCCGATCGTCGACGACCCGTATACCTTCGGCCAGATCGCCGCCGCCAACGCCCTCAGCGATGTCTACGCCATGGGTGGCCGGCCGCTTACCGCGCTTAACATCGTCGCCTTCCCCGCATGCGACCTTGCCGGGGACACACTGCCCGCCATCCTGAAGGGCGGCTACGACAAAGTCGCCGAAGCCGGCGCCGTCATCGCCGGCGGCCACACCATCGACGACACCGAGCCCAAATACGGCCTCAGCGTGACCGGCCTCGTCCATCCCGAAAAAATCTGGACCAACGCCGGCGCCCGCCCGGGCGACGCTCTCGTGCTCACCAAACCCCTCGGCACGGGCGTTCTCGCCACAGCCGCCAAGGCCGACCTCTATCCTGCCGGCGTCGCCGCCTCCATCCAGACGATGGCCACCCTCAACGCCAATGCCGCCCAGGCGGCAACCGGCTTTACCATCCATGCCTGCACCGATATTACCGGCTTTGGGCTCCTCGGCCATCTTTTCGAAATGGCCGGCGCCAGCGGCGTGCGCGCTGAAATCGCCAGCTCCGCCCTGCCACTGCTGCCCGACGCAGCCGACGCAGCCGCCATGGGCCTCGTTCCCGCGGGCGCCTATACCAACCGCAGCTACCTCACCGCCGTCGATTTCGCCGACGACGTACCCGAGAGGCTTCGCGACCTGTGCTTCGACCCGCAGACCTCCGGAGGACTGCTTTTCGCCCTTCCGGAGGCCGAGGCCGCTTCCCTGCTCGCCGCCCTTAAGCAAGCGGGCGTCAACCATGCCGCCCGCATCGGTCACCTGATCGCCCGAGGGAAAGGAGAAATCCATGTCTACTGA